In the Salvia miltiorrhiza cultivar Shanhuang (shh) chromosome 8, IMPLAD_Smil_shh, whole genome shotgun sequence genome, CACTAAGGCAAACATCCGAGCGGTGCGAGCTTCTGTCTAGAAACAACAAAATCTAAGGTTCAAATCTCGCCGACCCTCTCccaagtaaaaaataaataaaaaagaatccCCTGTGTGCACATACACCGGAATAAATTTCCTATACCGTTTATTCATTATTCATATACAACGTGCATCCATACATGCTATACCttataacaatatatatagTTGCCGAATTCAGACCAAAACCTGTGATCGTTGGGACATAAACTGTTCATAGTTCTTCTTGGCATCTTGGGTGGCCTTCTGCAGTTGAGTAAACATCCCCAGCGAACACTCTGCGAAGCTGTTTAGTTTCGAAAGAAAACCTTCCAAGCTCGTCCTAACACGGTCCAAACGAGGCACAACGTCGTCTACATCTCTCAACGTATCGGTTGCAGCAGCCTCACTTCTGTTGGTTCTGCCCTGCTTCTTGTCTTGACGAGGCAGAAACTGAGCAACTTCTGCAGCCAGTTCCTTGATAGAATCGGCAACCCCTTTTGAAGGCAAGCCGTCGATCATTTCCAACCAGACACCACATATCATGTATATAGGCGGCCCGCAGTGTCTCATGGATGGAGGCCTCGACCTTCTGTTCCTCTTGGAAGGTTTCTTCTGTGTAAGCGAGACGCACTTGAAGAGCCACTTGTCGATGGCTTCCACGTAGATTTTCTGGGCGCTGATCCATTTCGTGAAGCTGGATGATAAAGAGCTGAGTCTGTAACCGAGATGGATGGTAATCTGCCTTTGTGAATCTGACTGCATTTTCAATCTTGTGCTTCCGGGGGCATGAGATATCGAAATGATGAGTAATTGTAGCTTGTGGCATTCCATCATCGTTTCCCACATCTTCCTTAACCTGTCATTAGTGACACAAAGCAAGTATATGAGACGACAGGCTAGCAGAAAACGTAGATAGGAAACAACAGCAAGATTAGTTAGGCCATGAGTGCAAGACCAAACTTGGCATTTATAGAAATGGAAAAAAATCTGATCACACTGATTGTAAGCTTTGGCTGGAACGTACCCCTCAATTAACTCCTCGAGCTGTGGCTGAAGCTCGGTATCTCTAATAACTTCTATTTTCTTTGAGATTGAGTTGATTCTGTGAATAGCCACTGTAATTCTTGAATGTAGATCTTTGACTGCTGCACGAGTCTTTTCAGTATTCTCTCCGCGTGATTCTCTCTGTCGAAGAAGCTTGCACTTCTGTTCAAAACTACTTTGAAGTGCCTCACTAGCCTGCAGGCACAGATGGTATCCGAACTCAGGATTACAATCATAGAAGCGACTACATGAGATAAATCAAAGATAGCTAGACACCAAAAGCTGGTGTCTTATCACCTGATATTAAACCAGAATTTAATTCGTGCGTGCATGATGAAAATAGCTAGACACCAAAAGCTGGTGTCTTCTCATCCAAATAGTGAACCAAATTGTTTTGGCTTTTCTATTGACGACTGCGGTTCTTATTTCTCAACATTTCAACGACAAAGATAATTCTAACTATCACCATTCTGTTGTGATTTATATTGCCATGTAAGTAAACTAGTAGAAACAAGATGCATATTAAGCAGAAGAGACAGCGAGCTGACCTTAACTTCGTCATAGAGTTTCTTCTCCCATGCGTAAAGCCTATCTAAGGTTGAGGCATGACTTCCAGAGACCATGCAGAAGTTGTCGAATAGAGTGTTACTAGGATCAGCAATATTACCATTGGAGTTCGCAGCTAGAAGATTCCGGGATGATAGAGAACGAAATGATGCTGTCCGGTGCCATGTTAAGTACTTAATAGAATTTTGAGAAGTCTCTGAAGATGGAAATGcaaaatcaattaattttattttttttgttctgAGAACAAAGTCAAATTATATTACTAAGTAATGAGATACTGCCTATAGCAAGAAACTGAAAGTTGTGCTTATAAAGCACTTTTTCGACAGGCGAATCAAGTCAactggagattaagaaactagACTAGCTTATGCTAATCCTATTGTGCCACCTTGTTTCTTCGTACACACAAGTCTTGATAAAATCAcataaatctaaaaaaaattcttccATGAAGGTTTAATAGACAGACTGCTGAGCATACACATTTCATATTATGCCACAGAGATACATGATAAGAAATGTGATTGATCATATGCATGCtcgaaattaattattttcttgttCAGCCCTCTAGATGATGATACCGACCCAAAATATCTTGAAAGAAAATACTATATCAAAGCTATAAAAGTATATGTTCTAAATTGAATCTACACACTCATTATGGATAAGCTTTCcatgtgttttttcttttctttctcccACCCAGGATGCATTTTTCTCCTGCAGCCACTTTTCATATAACATCTATAGATTGAATGTATGATTTGTTTGTATACATCAACTCAATCTTAGGTATTTCTCCCCCATCCAAGGATCATGTCTTTCCTTCACATTACAATTAGCTTTTGGCATATTGGAAGTCTAGGGCATGATTCACCTACCTTGTTGAACCTCTCTTGGATCTTTCCCACAAGAGAGACAAGATTTTAGTAGTGATGCAGCTGCTAACCTACCTGTCAAACAAAGAAACATTTATTTCCAAATGAGACAGATGATATACAGAAGAAGGAGAGGACTTAAAAGGAAAGATATTTAGTTCACTATGTTTAGAGTCACTAGATTCAATTTATCACTTAATAAACAATTTTCCTTAATTACACCTACTCATATGATGCATTTTCCCTAATAGCTGAACTGAAGGATTACACAGCATCCTGATGATGCATCGAATGAGTGCCTAAAGAAGCAATAATAATCTTCCAAATGTCAATAAACTTTATTCCGAAAGGTTACCTCTGAGAAAATTAGACTTTAAGCATGCCTAGATAAGAAACGAATAGAAGGAGCGAGAGAGAGTAAGAGAGTGACAGAGAGTTTACGTTCTCTCCCAGTCAAAACTGGACGGAAATGGAATTTATTTGCTTCAAGCATCCGTGGAACTTCTTTTCCAGATTCAGATGCTTTCACAAAAAGCTGTTCAATGTCATTGATGCTAGCATAGAAGTCCTTAGGCGCAACCTTGTCTTCAACTGCACTTCCTCCATCTGCTGTAGTTTCCACATCATTGCTACGAGGCGATAAATCAGGAGGATTAACTTTTCTCCCATTTGCAGAATTGGTCTCCGGCACT is a window encoding:
- the LOC131000308 gene encoding protein ALTERED PHOSPHATE STARVATION RESPONSE 1-like, whose translation is MGVSNSRLEEDKSLQLCRARKKFIKQALNGRCSLAAAHTAYIEELKIIGAALRRFVEPDQLQLEFLAYPATSATPQPLALTEKPVTRLSLASPSQSQHVDAQLPSPSQYQAHPMKFTGTVSRKIEEKPPVPVVVSVDSTTTPPGAVSSFETPSDNPPWDYFGLFHHVDNEYSAVDQGSEFSDEIRHLGEEEGIPDLEDVRVSSSSEETHESEEEFDEPPIASLVRSFKNVNAAAEGVGNGESESAISTESETKHNVNERNVGVVVPETNSANGRKVNPPDLSPRSNDVETTADGGSAVEDKVAPKDFYASINDIEQLFVKASESGKEVPRMLEANKFHFRPVLTGRERRLAAASLLKSCLSCGKDPREVQQETSQNSIKYLTWHRTASFRSLSSRNLLAANSNGNIADPSNTLFDNFCMVSGSHASTLDRLYAWEKKLYDEVKASEALQSSFEQKCKLLRQRESRGENTEKTRAAVKDLHSRITVAIHRINSISKKIEVIRDTELQPQLEELIEGLRKMWETMMECHKLQLLIISISHAPGSTRLKMQSDSQRQITIHLGYRLSSLSSSFTKWISAQKIYVEAIDKWLFKCVSLTQKKPSKRNRRSRPPSMRHCGPPIYMICGVWLEMIDGLPSKGVADSIKELAAEVAQFLPRQDKKQGRTNRSEAAATDTLRDVDDVVPRLDRVRTSLEGFLSKLNSFAECSLGMFTQLQKATQDAKKNYEQFMSQRSQVLV